GCCATATTATACAGGGCACCGTGAGGTTTTACATGCTGCAGCCCGGACCCTTCCTGTATCGCAAAAGCCATCAAAGCTCCAATCTGATAGGTTACCATATCATAAGCTTCGGCAGGCGTAATCTCCATTCTTCTTCTTCCGAAGCCGGCCAGATCGGGCAAGCCCGGGTGCGCGCCGATTGCGGCACCACTCTCGATCGCTTGACGGACCGTTGCCCGCATGACCGCCGGATCGCCTGCATGAAATCCGCAAGCGATGTTGGCCGAAGTTATACTGCGAAGAAGCTCCGTATCATTGCCTAACCTGTAAGCACCGTAGCTCTCTCCCATATCACAGTTCAGGTCCACTCGAACCATGCTGACTCACCACTCCTTTAATTTAAGCTTGATCATGGACTCCAACATTCGAAACTCCCGAACATGAGCCGTATAGAGCTGTTCTGCTTCAGCCAACGAAATGCCCGCAAAGCGAATCGCTGCTCCAGGCGACAGCTGAGCGATCAGCGAAATATCGACGGTTGCCACTTGCGCAATTTTAGGGTACCCTCCAAGCGTCTGCCGATCCGCCATTAGAATGATGGGCTGGCCATCTGCAGGTACCTGTACCGTTCCAAGGGCCACCGGCTCGGATATATATTCCTTTTCATGGGTCAATTGAAGCAGCGGACCGGACAACCTGTAGCCCATACGGTCCGATTGCGGAGTAACGGTGAACCGTTCTCCGAACAGCGCCTGCTTGCTGCCGTCGTCAAAGTCATCATATTGACGCCCTTTCAGCACACGTATCAACGTCTCCTGTCCTGGACCAGGATACCTTTCAGCAGAGACGGCCCATTTTGCGGTGAGGAAACCGCCATAATCATCAAGGTATCGTTCAGACGAGACCACAGGAAGCATAGAAAGATGGGCATGCAGCGTATCCCCCGTCTTCAACGGCCTCCCTTCATACCCGCCGATTCCGGCCCTTAAATAGGTGCTGCTGCTGCCCATTACCTGGTTGACATCAAATCCGCCCGACACCGCCATATAAGAACGGCAACCCGATACCGGCTGTTGAAACCTCAGAACACGGCCTGCTTTGATCAGCACGGGACGCCACATCGGAACCTTCACTCCTTCTATCGAGGGTGATAAATCCCCGCCGGTAATGGCAACCCACCGATCGCTATGAAATTCAACCGCAAATCCTGACCATGTAATTTCCAGAACGGCCTGATCATCCTCATTGCCAACTAGTCGATTGGCGATCCGATAAGCAGAGGTATCCATTGCTCCAGCCGTGATAATGCCGTATCTGCCGTAACCCCGTCTTCCCGCATCCTGAAGAGTCACAAGAAGTCCCGGCTTTATAACGGTTATACTCATAGACCCACTTCCCTTAACTGTTCGTATTCCTCCGCTTGAATAGGCCGAAACCGGATATATTGCCCGCTCTTCAACAGCGTTGGAGGCTCCGCTTCGGGACGAAATAAACCGAGCGGCGTCCGGCCGATAATCTGCCACCCACCCGGCGTTTCGATCGGATATATGCCGGTTTGCGTGCCGGCAATTCCTACGGATCCAGCCGGAATTTGCAGCCGGGGAGTCTGTTTCCTCGGTGTCGCAATCTGCTCCGGAACACCTCCAACATAGGGGAAGCCGGGCGCGAATCCAATGGCGTATACCAAGTAATCCTGCCCGGAATGAATACGAATGACATCCCTGGGGGTAAGGTCGTTCTGCTGAGCTACTTCCTCCAGATCCGGCCCATAGTCGCCCCCATAACAAATCGGTATGTCAACAACCTCATATTTCGTGATGTTCTTCTCTTCGGCTCCCGCCTCCATCCGCTGCTCGAGCATCGAACAGACGTAAGCAAACACGGTATCGAATCCGTCCGGTTTGCCGATCTTATCATAATCATAGTAAACCGCTACGCTCGTATACGAAGGGATGCATTCGATCCAGCCTGGAAAAGGGTTCTGCTCTATTCGTCTCGTCATAGCCGTGACCTGGCGATGCACCTTCTCACTCACGATATTTTCGAATTGTATGTGAACAGCCGAATCCCCTAAAGGGAAGAACGAATAAGACTTGCTCATAGGACATTCTCCATTCCATATGTACTGCTGATTATCGTCAATATTGAATGATTATTCCTATGATAGCAGAGAAACAGGCATCCGTTGAATATGCAATTTTATTATTTGTCGATGGAATCAGGAACAGTTGACTCTGACGGATCAGGCCAAGCGTCCATGCTGTATATCTGTATAATTTTAGGGAATGGTTGGCAAAATACTGAAGACGTACTTTGATAAGGAGGTGCCACCAACATGAGCCCACAAAACCAGAACAGTAACGAACCGACAAAAGCAGAAGTTCAAACCACGAAATTGAACAAAATGCCGATTCCAGGTGAATTCGACACTGAGATTTCTGCCGAAGAAGCAGCCGAGGTGTTTCAACAGCAGCAGCCAAACGCTGGTCATAGCTCCGAGAACCAGCAATAATACAAGTAGAAGACCTCACGGAAGATCCGTTGTTCACAGGATCGTCCGTGAGGTCTTTTTAGGTGTATTATTTACAAGTCATTCGGGTTTGTGGTTTAAATGAACCAACCACGAGACTTCATTTATGAGAGAAGGACACCCAGCCGAGCCCCGTATTCTTCCGTTTATATCCCCTTGGTGCCTAACCGCTTCGCTAGTTCGGCCAGATCATGCCCTTTCAGTGCGCCTTCCACCAGCTGCGGGAGAAGAGCAGGGGTGCATGCAAAGCAAGGTGTTCCGTCCCTGGACAGCAGCTTGGCTACCTGCTCATCATAGAACGGTTTTCCCTCGTCGGATAATGCGAGGAGACACATCGTCTTGACTCCCGCTTCCCGCAGTTCACGCATTCGCCGGATCAGCCCGGCTTGATTGCCGCCTTCATACAGATCCGAAATGATAATAAACAGCGTTTTTTTCGGTTCTTCAATAAACTGCTCGCAATAAGCGACCGATTTATGAATATCCGTTCCGCCGCCAAGCTGGATGCCGAATAACATATCCACCGGATCATTGGCACACTGCTCCGTCAGGTCAACAACTTCCGTATCGAACACGACCACACGGGTGTCTAGCGAGGGGATGCTTGCAAATATGGATCCGATAACGGAAGCCCAGATGACGGATTCCGCCATGGAACCGCTCTGGTCGATATCCACAATAACGGTCCATTCTTTGCTCCGTCTTGCCCTGTCAAAATAATAAAAACGCTCCGGCACGATCTGCTTGCGGTCCGCATCATAATTTTTCAGATTTCGCTGTATCGTCCGCTTCCAGTCAATACCGCTGAGCGAAGGAAGCGGTGTATGCTGCCTGCGGTTCAACGCCCCTGTCACAGCCCGGCGAATATCCTCCTGCAGACGCTGGACAAGTTCATCCACAACCGCCTTTACCAGCAGGCGCGCCGTATCCTTGGTTTTCTCGGGAATCTTCCCTTTCAGGGACAGCAGCGTGCCAACCAGCTGTATATCCGGCTTGACCGTAGCCAGAACCTCCGGTTCAAACAACAGCTGCTTCCAGCCCTTTCGTTCCATGGCATCATTCTGGATAATAGACACCACGTCTTCGGGGAAAAAGGTGCGGACATCCCCCAGCCACTGCGCCAGCCGGGGAGCGGACTTTCCTTGCCCGGCTGTCCGCTGCCCCGCGGCCGCACTTCCGGCTTCCGCCCCGCCGTCCGTATTATCATAAATCGCGGCCAGCGCACGGTCCATAATCATCTCTTCCTCCGACAGCTGTATGCTTCCCCCGGGGTTATAGCCCGCTAGCTGAGGTTCGGCCGACTGGCCCAGAATGAGCCGCCAACGCGATATTTGGTTGGGTTCCGGTATGCTCATCGTCTAAAAGTCCTCAAAGTCAAAATCATTCAAGTCGTCAATCATCTTCGCTTCTTCCTCCTTCAGATCGCCGGTCAAAATCTCGGCAGCCTGCTCTGCATTCACACCCCATAGCTCGCCAAGCAGCTCGGCAATCATCGTCTTCTCCTTCGCCGAAAAGCTGCTGAACGCCCGGCGCAGAAAAACAAGCGCACGAGTGAATTCATCATCCTCCAGGGACTGGATGTATTCATTCAGCTGCTCCCACAGACTTAACCGCGAGAGAAGAGCATATCGGTTCCGCATCGATAAGCCTTCAAACCATCCTGCCCCCAAATCAGCTGGAATGCCGGGGGATAATCTCCGCGACACTTCTTCGGCACACTGCCGGGCGGAAATCGCATTCCGCTCCATCAATACTGCACATGCATATCCCGACAAACGGGCGTTCAGGTCATCTCTTTCGGACAAATGCCCGAGCTCTTGCAGCCAAAGTTCCTCGTCCACCTGCTCCGCATGCTCCAAGGCGACGCTGTTCAGCTCATTCATGGCGGTTATCATTGAGCCGGATACCTCGTCGCTGCACTGGCTGCCATCGAGCAGAAACAAGCAAGCGCGCGTAAAGAGCTGCTGCAGCAGCGGTACAAGGGGCTCTGTATCCATCCGCCTGATCCCGCCATAACGGATCAGCACGGATAACTCCCGGGAAGCTGCCGCAATCTGAACGACATCGCGGCTGTCCACAGCAAGCTTTTGCAGGGTCTGCCGACCCGCTTCCATCTGATGAATCATCCCGCATTCATACGCGATACGAATCAGCGCAGAGGCTTCGGCAATCGAACTGCAGCCCGCCAGCTTTTGCTGGAGCATATAAGCGGCAGCCACCTCTACCGTCTCACCCAGCAGCGTCGATTCAACGACCTGAATTTCAACCTCCGGCGTCCATTGCACAACCCAGTGCTCCGCCCATGCTCCTTGCTCCTGCCCGCTGGGTCTGGACTTAACAAATTCAATCCCCAGCAGCTTCAGGCGATGAAACAAAAAGGACCGGTTCAAATCGAGATACGCGGACTCTTTTGAAGCTACCCTCCGGTTCTCGCGCAAATCCAATATTAAATCGTTGGCTACAACCGATTTATACTTCTCCAGCTTCAGCCTCTTCAGCTGGCGGTTCAGGTCGTCTTGGATCGGGGTCTGGCTGACGCCTTCCGCCAGCTCGCCGATCGCCGTGCCGATCTCCACACGTGCAAGCTCCTCAGCCACGACCGCAAGTTCGCCGCGCCCAAGCAGCGTCTGGGCCGCATCCCGCAAATCCCGAAGTGTCGGGAGACCGCCCCCGTGGAGCGCTGCCAGCGACTCCGCCAGCCGGACGGCTTCGATCACCTCCGCCGTGGAGCGGTGGGTGCCATTCTTTCTCATCGAGCCCGCCACCATGGATAAATAATGATTCGGCAATTCCGCTAGAGTCCCCTCCTGCATTCGTTCCCACATCATCTCAAAATAATGGGGAGCGATATTCCCGGCACCATATCCGGAAATGGACGACAGCTTATAATAGGAATATGGCATAAGCGTCAGCTTGGTTATCCGGGAAGGAAGCTGATTCAATTCCTCGTCGCTCATCGGGCTGGACAAATCGCGAAGGGCCGAGACATGATAAGCCCCGCACACGACTACGATGCGCTCGGGGTCATGCCCGGCCGCAATCGCTTCAACAATCTGGCGGCGCATATACGACTCCCGGACGGCATTGTAGGCGTATTCCACAGTATCCTCCCGCCGCTCTTTCTCCTCCGACAGCTCTCGCATCTCCATGGAAAAAGCCGATATGGATTGCCGGTAAGATCCTTCGCTCAAATTATGCTCGTAGCTCCGCTCCCAGTACATATCGTAATCGTATTCACCGGCAAGCTCGGCAATCCGCTCATATAGGGATTTTTCGTCCGGCCGACTTTCGTCCATCGGTCCAGCTGGTACCGAGTCGGAACCAAGTTCCTCGCCTTCAAGTTCTTTCACGCGCGTTTCGTCATCCGAGCTGCGGCGCAGATCCTGCAGACAGACGGCAGCAGATGAGGGCAGGTCGATAAATGCGGCATAAGCTCCGTGCTTCTGCGCCCATCTCATGGCCTGATATTCCGGGGAGTATACCGCAAAAGGCCACAGAATCGTTCGTACGGGCAGTTCTTCGGTAAACGCCAATATGGCTACCGGCGGCTTGGTTGTTGCCTGAGTCAGATTCCGTATTTCCCCGCTTGCATCCGACGGCCCTTCGATGAGCACGGCCGTGGGATTGATCACATCCAGAAAGTCCAGTACATGCTTCGCACCGGCGGGCGACAAATGCCGAACTCCAAAAACATGTATGCCGGCAGCATTCACTGGTTGATCTCCTTGCATGCGTTATATAAGCCCCGCCACTCCGCTCCGCGTTTTTTCATAATGTTATCAAGATATTCCTTCCATACGAGCCGGTCTTTATCATCGTCCTTCACAATCGCTCCTTGAAGTCCCGCTGCCAAGTCCTCGTCCGTCAGCTCACCGCTGCCAAAGCTCGCTGCCAGCGCCATGCTGTTCGTCAGGAGCGATATCGCTTCAGCCGTCGAGATCACTCCGCCCGGGGACTTCACCTTTTCCTTTTTATC
This Paenibacillus sp. JZ16 DNA region includes the following protein-coding sequences:
- a CDS encoding biotin-dependent carboxyltransferase family protein encodes the protein MSITVIKPGLLVTLQDAGRRGYGRYGIITAGAMDTSAYRIANRLVGNEDDQAVLEITWSGFAVEFHSDRWVAITGGDLSPSIEGVKVPMWRPVLIKAGRVLRFQQPVSGCRSYMAVSGGFDVNQVMGSSSTYLRAGIGGYEGRPLKTGDTLHAHLSMLPVVSSERYLDDYGGFLTAKWAVSAERYPGPGQETLIRVLKGRQYDDFDDGSKQALFGERFTVTPQSDRMGYRLSGPLLQLTHEKEYISEPVALGTVQVPADGQPIILMADRQTLGGYPKIAQVATVDISLIAQLSPGAAIRFAGISLAEAEQLYTAHVREFRMLESMIKLKLKEW
- the pxpB gene encoding 5-oxoprolinase subunit PxpB, which encodes MSKSYSFFPLGDSAVHIQFENIVSEKVHRQVTAMTRRIEQNPFPGWIECIPSYTSVAVYYDYDKIGKPDGFDTVFAYVCSMLEQRMEAGAEEKNITKYEVVDIPICYGGDYGPDLEEVAQQNDLTPRDVIRIHSGQDYLVYAIGFAPGFPYVGGVPEQIATPRKQTPRLQIPAGSVGIAGTQTGIYPIETPGGWQIIGRTPLGLFRPEAEPPTLLKSGQYIRFRPIQAEEYEQLREVGL
- a CDS encoding VWA domain-containing protein; translated protein: MSIPEPNQISRWRLILGQSAEPQLAGYNPGGSIQLSEEEMIMDRALAAIYDNTDGGAEAGSAAAGQRTAGQGKSAPRLAQWLGDVRTFFPEDVVSIIQNDAMERKGWKQLLFEPEVLATVKPDIQLVGTLLSLKGKIPEKTKDTARLLVKAVVDELVQRLQEDIRRAVTGALNRRQHTPLPSLSGIDWKRTIQRNLKNYDADRKQIVPERFYYFDRARRSKEWTVIVDIDQSGSMAESVIWASVIGSIFASIPSLDTRVVVFDTEVVDLTEQCANDPVDMLFGIQLGGGTDIHKSVAYCEQFIEEPKKTLFIIISDLYEGGNQAGLIRRMRELREAGVKTMCLLALSDEGKPFYDEQVAKLLSRDGTPCFACTPALLPQLVEGALKGHDLAELAKRLGTKGI
- a CDS encoding DUF5682 family protein — its product is MQGDQPVNAAGIHVFGVRHLSPAGAKHVLDFLDVINPTAVLIEGPSDASGEIRNLTQATTKPPVAILAFTEELPVRTILWPFAVYSPEYQAMRWAQKHGAYAAFIDLPSSAAVCLQDLRRSSDDETRVKELEGEELGSDSVPAGPMDESRPDEKSLYERIAELAGEYDYDMYWERSYEHNLSEGSYRQSISAFSMEMRELSEEKERREDTVEYAYNAVRESYMRRQIVEAIAAGHDPERIVVVCGAYHVSALRDLSSPMSDEELNQLPSRITKLTLMPYSYYKLSSISGYGAGNIAPHYFEMMWERMQEGTLAELPNHYLSMVAGSMRKNGTHRSTAEVIEAVRLAESLAALHGGGLPTLRDLRDAAQTLLGRGELAVVAEELARVEIGTAIGELAEGVSQTPIQDDLNRQLKRLKLEKYKSVVANDLILDLRENRRVASKESAYLDLNRSFLFHRLKLLGIEFVKSRPSGQEQGAWAEHWVVQWTPEVEIQVVESTLLGETVEVAAAYMLQQKLAGCSSIAEASALIRIAYECGMIHQMEAGRQTLQKLAVDSRDVVQIAAASRELSVLIRYGGIRRMDTEPLVPLLQQLFTRACLFLLDGSQCSDEVSGSMITAMNELNSVALEHAEQVDEELWLQELGHLSERDDLNARLSGYACAVLMERNAISARQCAEEVSRRLSPGIPADLGAGWFEGLSMRNRYALLSRLSLWEQLNEYIQSLEDDEFTRALVFLRRAFSSFSAKEKTMIAELLGELWGVNAEQAAEILTGDLKEEEAKMIDDLNDFDFEDF